A single genomic interval of Zingiber officinale cultivar Zhangliang chromosome 4A, Zo_v1.1, whole genome shotgun sequence harbors:
- the LOC121972498 gene encoding uncharacterized protein PB18E9.04c-like produces the protein MPLQSTNPSRPTSSPGRGRSRRSANVTYASLAIREASQAARQARSANDRSSRDTPSSSRRRVRLPSEDSESDDRPLAHKLRRRAPNPSQDSGPSTVPSPSPPVATTTPIPSREDAPPDPPEVPTEPPLAQPSTSQQHPSTEADPSHHPSPTTSTPEPFHVPPSAPSGSAVGPSQPPPPVHHHYRTTAPSEAGLRSRQDVSTSSFTMKGRLATLWEETVVASAFRKQSLSTVEGVVSYPVLVALATHDVTVGSSSVLEQELVVSPLFPGHLCTDTSWQSTPSLVSPGLPPVVIWVAKPVPSPVPYLPATNFWFRLIIVYCQRLGSNSTLGSSSHNFQQHSCCEK, from the exons ATGCCTCTTCAGTCAACTAATCCTTCCCGACCAACTTCTAGTCCTGGTCGTGGCCGCAGTCGCAGATCAGCCAATGTAACTTATGCCAGCCTTGCCATCAGAGAAGCCTCTCAGGCGGCGCGTCAGGCACGTTCTGCAAATGACCGCTCGAGTCGTGATACCCCCTCTTCTTCTCGACGCAGGGTTCGGCTTCCTTCTGAGGATTCTGAATCGGATGATCGACCTTTGGCTCACAAACTTCGCCGTCGAGCCCCCAATCCTAGCCAAGACTCAGGCCCTTCCACTGTTCCTTCTCCTTCACCTCCTGTTGCAACCACTACTCCTATTCCGAGCCGGGAAGATGCTCCTCCCGATCCACCCGAGGTTCCGACCGAGCCTCCGCTAGCTCAACCTTCCACCTCACAACAGCACCCGAGCACTGAAGCCGACCCCTCACATCACCCTTCACCAACTACCTCAACTCCAGAGCCTTTTCATGTGCCCCCTTCAGCTCCTTCTGGCTCAGCTGTCGGGCCTTCACAGCCACCACCACCTGTTCATCACCATTACCGTACCACTGCTCCTTCTGAGGCTGGATTAAGGTCACGGCAGGATGTTTCCACTAGCTCCTTCACAATGAAAGGTCGTTTGGCCACTTTATGGGAAGAAA CCGTCGTCGCCTCGGCATTCAGGAAGCAGTCACTGTCAACCGTCGAGGGTGTTGTCAGTTATCCAGTCCTCGTCGCTCTCGCCACTCACGACGTCACTGTTGGGTCATCGTCGGTGCTTGAGCAAGAGTTGGTCGTTTCCCCTCTTTTCCCCGGCCACCTCTGCACGGACACATCCTGGCAGAGCACTCCCTCACTGGTCTCTCCTGGTTTGCCCCCTGTTGTGATCTGGGTTGCCAAACCAGTGCCGTCGCCTGTGCCCTATTTGCCGGCCACCAATTTTTGGTTTCGACTGATTATTGTCTACTGTCAGAGACTAGG CAGCAACTCTACTCTTGGGTCCAGCAGCCATAATTTCCAGCAACATTCTTGCTGTGAGAAGTGA